GTCGTCCTTGATGGCGTCGGCGAATTTTTTCATCATCTCGGCGCGGATGTCCTGCTCGGAGAACACCGCCGAGAAGCGCAGCTTCGGCTTGTCCTGCGCAAAGGCCGGAAAGGCCGCGGCGGCCGCTATGGCACCGGTGCCGACAAGAAACTGGCGTCGGTTTGCGTTGAAAGTCATATTATCCTCCCTGTTCTATTCCCTTGTTCCTGATTGCGTCAGTCGCCGCTCGCCGAATGCGGAACGGGCGTGTCGCCGAAGGCGTCGAATGCTGCCCGCATTCGATCGATGTCGGGCACGATGCCGGTGAAAAGCTCGAAGGCCCGCGCCGCCTGATGGACCGCCATGCTCTCGCCGCTCAGCGTGCGGCAGCCACGCCGCCGCGCCTCGGAGAGCAGCTCTGTCTCCAGAGGGAAGTAGACGATGTCGGCAACCCAGCAATCCGGCCTTAGCAGCGCTGGATGGAGGGGGATACCAGGCAGCTTGGCCATGCCGACCGGCGTCGCATTGACGATCCCGTCGACCCGCGCCGCTGCCGTGACGGAGTCGGAGGCAACCGTCACGCGGTTGGCGCCAAACCGAGACGTCAGCTCTGCGGCGAGCGCGGCCGCCTTGGCTTCCTCGATATCGAAGAGCCGCAACTGCCCGACGCCGCTTTCGAGAAGGGCTTGAGCAACCGCGGCGCCCGCTCCGCCTGCGCCAAGCAGCAAAACGGTATCGCGCTCCGCATTCGCCATCTCGAGCCGGAAGCTCTCTTTGAAACCCCAGAAGTCGGTGTTGTGCCCGATGCGGCGACCGCCGCTGAAAACGACCGTGTTGACAGATCCGATCCTTTCCGCCGCCTCCGACAATTCGTCGAGCAGCGGAATGATCTCCTGCTTGTAGGGGAATGTGACGTTCAGCCCGTCGAAGCCGAAATGCGCGGCGAAAGCGAGTATGTCGTCCAGCCGCAGGGCGCCGTCGCCCATGCGATCGGCGTCGAGCAGGCGATAGATGTAGGCGATCCCTCGCGCCCTCCCCTCGGCTTCATGCATTGCCGGCGTTCGCGATAGCTGGATGCCACGCCCGATCAAGCCGACCAGAATGCGCCGCGGATCGGCGGCGGCATGCCGATCGGCCCCGAAGCTGGCGGAAACTGATGCCAATCCGACCTCCCGATGCCGCCATGCCACTGGCAAGGTCCTCCCGGCATCACCAGAACTTTGTACCGTTCGGTTAATTTCGTCAACAACTTTGTACGAAACGGTTAATTTGCAAACAACCCGCGCTAGGGTAACCCTGCGGTGGGAGAATTGGGCCTATCATGGACGAAAAACCGGCAAGCGGGCGAAGCGGCTGGAAGCAGGATCCGGCGGGCGTGCGCAAGAACATTCTTGCCGTGGCGATGACGGAGTTTGCCGCCAACGGCCTCTCGGGCGCGCGCATCGATGAGATCGCGGCCAAGACGAACACGTCGAAGCGCATGATTTACTATTATTTCGGCGACAAGGAAGGACTCTACGGCAAGGTTCTGGAAGAGGCCTACCGGGAGGTCCGTGCCGGCGAACAGGAACTCGAGCTTGATGATCTGCCGCCGCTCGAAGCGCTGACGAGACTGGCCGAGTTCACTTTCGAACACCACAGCCGACATCCGGACTTCATCCGTATCGTCATGATCGAAAACATACACCACGCCGAATATATGGGGCAGTCGGAGCTGATAAGCCTGCTCAATGCAGGCGCCATCCAGAAGCTGGAGGCGATCTGCCGGCGCGGCCGCGAAGCGGCCCTGTTTCGTGACGACGTGACGCCGCTCGAACTGCACTGGCACATCAGCGCGATGAGCTTCTTCAACGTCTCGAACCGTGCCACCTTCTCGCGCATTTTCGGCCACGATCTGTTCGACGCAAGAGGCCAGGATGCGTTGAAGCGGCATATGGTCGAAATGGTTGTCGGCCTCGCGCTCAAGCGGGACCGGCGACGACTTCGCTGAGTCCTAATGTCTGCGCGATGGTACGGCAGAATGCTACCAAAGCGAGTTCATCGCCGACAACGTACGTAGCGCCAAGATCGTCATCTCCCGGCGCCGGCCGCGTCGATGAGATCGCGGTGATCTCGGCCGAACGGTACAGCGCCCAGGCCGGGGCCGACGTCGTTCGCGACTATCTTCAGAATACGCAGGCCAAGGACAGGGTCGATGTTCTCATGTGCGAGAACGACATCCTGGCCATTGGTGCGCTCGACGAAATCCGGGGCCAGTTTGGGCTGCGCGTGCCGCAGGACATGGCCATTGTCGGTTTCGACAACTACGAGCTTGGCGGAGCGTACGCCTATGGCCTTGCCACTTACGCCCCGCACAGCTTCCTCCTTCATCACGGCGGTACCCCAACGTCGCGGGCCAGATCACGAATGGTGTCTGGCCCCGTCGAGTTGGCGAGCTTGACCTCGTGGTCGCGCGCCGCAAGCTTCCGCGCCAAGGCGGCGCCGATGTTGCCCCCCCCCAATAATTCCTATCTTCATGGGATGTCCTGTCGTGCGTAAACCGCCGCCACGTCAGACCGGCAGGCCAAGCTGCTTTCGCAGGCTCTTGTCGAATGCGGATGCGGGGACGAAGCGGCGCAGGACACTGACCTGGCGCGCCATTTTTCCCGCCGCATAGCGCCGCTTCGGCGTAGGGTCGGTCGCGGCCGCCAGAACGGTGTTGGCGACCACTTCGGGCGTATCGCCTTTTTCCATCGCCTTCCGCACGGCTACGGCCATGCCGGCACGCGCGGCGTCATAGATGTCGAGCACCTGGTCAGGTCTGGCCAGATTGTCTTCGAACGACGTTTGGGTATAGGCCGGCTCGACCAATGCGACGCGAATTCCGAACGGCCGCAGTTCGTGGTCGAGCGATTCGGAATAGCCTTCAACGGCGTGTTTGGTCGACGAATAAAGCGCGAAATAGGGAGCCGGGATGAACCCCTGCACCGAGCTCAGATTGACGATCCTGCCCTTTCCCTGACGTCGCATGGTCGGCAGCACCGCGTTGGTCATTCGGATGACGCCGAAGACATTCACGTCGAACAGCGCTTGAGCCTGGGTGGTCGAGGACTCCTCCGCGCCGCCAAGCAGGCCCATGCCGGCATTGTTGACGAGCAGGTCGATGCGCCCGGCCTCGGCCAGCACCTCGTCGACCAGCTTCGCGACGGACGCGTCGTCGGTCACGTCGCAGGTCAGCATGGTGATGCCGTCGGATTTCTTGGAGACCGCGCGACGGCTGGTTCCGAACACGCGAAAGCCCGCATTCTGCAGGGCCTTGGCTGTCACTTGCCCGATGCCGGAGGATGCCCCTGTGGCGATGGCGACGCCAGGATTGGTCTTATTCATGGAGATCACTTTCTTGGGGTTGGATTGGAGCAGCGAGAAGTCTGGAGCGAAAGCGTCAGTCGGGAGCGGCTCGACCGTTCGCGCCGTCTCCGTCCCAGCGCCGGAACAGCACGCTGGCATTGACGCCTCCGAAGCCGAAACCGTTGGCGATCGCGTAGTCCATCTCCATCGGCCGGACCTCGTTTGCCACGAAGTCTATTCCGTCGGCCGCCGGATCGGGCGCACTCAGATTGAGAGTCGGCGGTGCCACCTGATCCCTGAGCGCCAGGATCGTGAAGATCGCGCCAAGCCCGCCGGCCGCCCCGAGCAGGTGTCCGGTCGCCGACTTGGTTCCGCTGACGGCGATCGAGAAATCCGCGCCGAAGACGCTTTTGATCGCTTCGATTTCGCCCAGGTCGCCCACCGGCGTGGAGGTCGCGTGCGCGTTGAGGTGGCGGATCTCGCGGGGGGAAATGCCTGCTTGGGCAATCGCGATCTCCATGGCGCGCCGCGCGCCATCGCCATCCTCGGGGCCGGAAGTAACGTGATGGGCGTCTGCCGTCGTGCCATAGCCAACGACCTCAGCGAGCGGCTCCGCGCCGCGCGCCAGCGCATGGCTCAATTCCTCGATGACGAGGATGCCAGCGCCTTCGCCCATGACGAAGCCGTCCCGCGACATGTCGAATGGACGGGAGGCCTGGTCGGGGCGGTGGTTGAAGGATGTCGAGAGCGAGCGTGCGGCTGCAAAACCGCCGAGACTGACGGTGTTCATGCATGCTTCCGTGCCTCCGCACACGGCTATGTCGGCTTCATCGGCGCGGATGATACGGGCCGCATCGCCGATCGCCTGGATGCCGGCAGCGCACGCCGTCACCGGTGCTCCGATGTGGCCCTTGAAGCCGTGGCGGATCGAGATGTGGCCCGCAGCGAGATTCACCAGGAAAGACGGCACCGTGAACGGTGAAAGACGCCGGACGCCGCGTTGATCGACCGTGCGCACCGCCTCGGTGATGGCGGGGAACCCGCCGACGCCTGAAGCAATGATCGTCGCGGTGCGAGCCCGCTCGTTTTCCGAGGCCGGCTTCCACCTAGACTGGGCAAGCGCTTCTTCCGCCGCAGCCAGCGCGAAGAGAATGAAGCGATCGATTCTTCGCTGATCCTTTGGAGCCACGAAGGCATTCGCATCGAGGCCGGCTTCCGGGTCTTCCTCCCGGAGAGGAACCACGCCGCCAACCTTCGCGGGCAAATCTCCAACAATCTCGTCGGCCAGCCTCCGGATGCCCGAGCGGCCGGCCAGGAGGCGCGACCAAGACCTTTCGACATTGGCGGCAAGGGGGGTAACCGCGCCCATGCCCGTAACAACAATCCGCCGCATCTATTCTCCTTTCGATTCCAGCACTCTTCCGGTGCCAACCGGTGTGGCTCGGGGCTGGCCCGGATCCGGCAGCCAGCCGAGCTGGATGACCGTTTCGCCGCTCGGCGTGCAAACGACCGAAAAGCTCGCAATCGAAGATGTGAGCATCACTGCTGCCTCGCCCTTGCACGCAACTCCGAGACTTGCGCTTCCCTGACTCGCCTTTCGAGGAGATCCAGCTCGGTGGTGTCGATCGCCTCCTCAAACCGGCGCAATTCTTCCAGCCAGTGGCGCCAAGACGCCCGTCGTCCCTTGGTTGGAGAAGCCATTGTCATTGGGCCGATCCCCGTTGGCGACCAGCGGCCAGCCCCGCCCGTATGCTCTCGGCGGCCGCTTGCAGGAATTGCTCCGACAGCCCCTCGTCATTGACGGCCCTCGAAAGGATGACCGCGCCGACCATGGTCGAGAGAATTGCCATGGCCTTGTCGCGGGAATCCCCTTGGCGCGCATCGCCAACCCAACCGCCGAGCAGGTCGAGGTATTTCCTGATCCCCGTTTCGAATGACGCTTTGACGTCGCTGCCTTGCCTGGCGGCATCCGAACCGAGCGCCACAACCGGGCAGCCGTCCATCCTTTCTCCGCGATGCCCGCTACTAAGGTAGAACTCGATCACAGCACCAACTGGATCTTCGGGTTTCGATGCAGTTGCCTCCGCCCATCGGTGGGCAGAGCTCTCCATCGCCCGCCTGGACGCCTGCGCCGCCAGGTCCTCCTTTGATGCGAACTGTTTGTAAAAAGCACCTTGGGTTAGCCCGGCGCCCTTCATCAGATCCTTCAGGCCGATGCCGTCGAAGCCATGCTCCCGAAAAAGCCGGCTGGCCACATCGATCACGGTTTGCCGGTTCTGCTCAGCCTGATTGCGACTCACGCGCATCATCATCTCCTTTTTAGATTGCATTCGTAATCTATAACCTATAGAGTTCGAACGCAATCTAATTCGACATGAGGCTGACGGGCATGAAAAAGAGATCGGTTATTATGCTGGGCGGGGTCCTGCTGGCCGGATCAGGGGCGATCGCGGTATCAGGGGCGACGGCATTCGCCACATTCGCCAATCCCGCGCAGGAGGCTTCCGCCGCGAACGATCCAAGACAGGAGCCGCCCGTCGTCAAGCTGGCGACGGCAGCGCGGGTAAGCGGTTCCGAACGCAGCTTCACCGGCATCATAGGGGCGAGGGTGGAGAGCAATCTCGGCTTCCGCGTCCCCGGCAAGATCGTCGAGCGGCTGGTGAATGTCGGCCAGCAGGTCAAAGCCGGCCAGCCGCTGATGCGGATCGACGACACCGATCTTCGCCTGGCGCTCACGGCAAAGCACAATGCCGTTGTTGCCGCGCGCGCGCGATCGTGGCTCAGACGCAACCGGATGAACGGCGATATGCCAATCTGCTGAAAGACGGATGGGTCCCCCGGCAGCGCTACGAGCAGGCAAAGGCCGCGCTGGACACAGCCACGGCCCAGCTCGCCGCCGCCGAGGCGGAAGCGAAGGTCGCGGAGAATGAGGCGATATACGCCGTCCTGCTGGCGGACGCCGATGGAACGGTGGTCGACACGCTCGGCGAGCCGGGCCAGGTCGTCTCCGCCGGCCAGACGGTGGTCCGGATCGCATTGACCTGGTCCTTCGGCTTACTCACCCATGCACAGGGTTCTGCTCGATGATGCCGAGTTCGACCGCGTAGGTGAGAATGCCGCCGAAGAGACCGATCGTCCGAGATGCTGTTCGGCTCCGCCACGCACGATTGCTCGCCCACGCAGCTTTTCCGTCTTCACGTTGGCGCGTGTCTTGCCGGCCATGATGTCCTTCATGGCTTGGGTGATGTCGGCCTTGGCCAAATCCCGGACCCGTCGACGCCCGAGCAGAGGAAAGATGTGGCGCTCTATGCTTCCGACATCGGTGGAGATCGTCGGGCCTTAGGCCGCCCGCTCTTGCCGAGCACAAGGCCATTCCTCAGATCTTCGAGATAGCGGGTGCAGAGTTCCTTGACGGTGATCGCTTGAGCGAGAAGCAGTTCCGTCACGATTCGGCCTACTGAGCCGATTCGTCCGGCCGCGCCAGTCACGAGAATCGGAAGTTCATACTGTGTCTCGTTCATCTTCCGCCTCGCTCAGAATGAACATGCATCGCCGCACCACCATGGCTTCACGCGG
This region of Mesorhizobium sp. M2A.F.Ca.ET.046.03.2.1 genomic DNA includes:
- a CDS encoding shikimate dehydrogenase — encoded protein: MASVSASFGADRHAAADPRRILVGLIGRGIQLSRTPAMHEAEGRARGIAYIYRLLDADRMGDGALRLDDILAFAAHFGFDGLNVTFPYKQEIIPLLDELSEAAERIGSVNTVVFSGGRRIGHNTDFWGFKESFRLEMANAERDTVLLLGAGGAGAAVAQALLESGVGQLRLFDIEEAKAAALAAELTSRFGANRVTVASDSVTAAARVDGIVNATPVGMAKLPGIPLHPALLRPDCWVADIVYFPLETELLSEARRRGCRTLSGESMAVHQAARAFELFTGIVPDIDRMRAAFDAFGDTPVPHSASGD
- a CDS encoding TetR/AcrR family transcriptional regulator — protein: MDEKPASGRSGWKQDPAGVRKNILAVAMTEFAANGLSGARIDEIAAKTNTSKRMIYYYFGDKEGLYGKVLEEAYREVRAGEQELELDDLPPLEALTRLAEFTFEHHSRHPDFIRIVMIENIHHAEYMGQSELISLLNAGAIQKLEAICRRGREAALFRDDVTPLELHWHISAMSFFNVSNRATFSRIFGHDLFDARGQDALKRHMVEMVVGLALKRDRRRLR
- a CDS encoding oxidoreductase — its product is MNKTNPGVAIATGASSGIGQVTAKALQNAGFRVFGTSRRAVSKKSDGITMLTCDVTDDASVAKLVDEVLAEAGRIDLLVNNAGMGLLGGAEESSTTQAQALFDVNVFGVIRMTNAVLPTMRRQGKGRIVNLSSVQGFIPAPYFALYSSTKHAVEGYSESLDHELRPFGIRVALVEPAYTQTSFEDNLARPDQVLDIYDAARAGMAVAVRKAMEKGDTPEVVANTVLAAATDPTPKRRYAAGKMARQVSVLRRFVPASAFDKSLRKQLGLPV
- the fabF gene encoding beta-ketoacyl-ACP synthase II — encoded protein: MRRIVVTGMGAVTPLAANVERSWSRLLAGRSGIRRLADEIVGDLPAKVGGVVPLREEDPEAGLDANAFVAPKDQRRIDRFILFALAAAEEALAQSRWKPASENERARTATIIASGVGGFPAITEAVRTVDQRGVRRLSPFTVPSFLVNLAAGHISIRHGFKGHIGAPVTACAAGIQAIGDAARIIRADEADIAVCGGTEACMNTVSLGGFAAARSLSTSFNHRPDQASRPFDMSRDGFVMGEGAGILVIEELSHALARGAEPLAEVVGYGTTADAHHVTSGPEDGDGARRAMEIAIAQAGISPREIRHLNAHATSTPVGDLGEIEAIKSVFGADFSIAVSGTKSATGHLLGAAGGLGAIFTILALRDQVAPPTLNLSAPDPAADGIDFVANEVRPMEMDYAIANGFGFGGVNASVLFRRWDGDGANGRAAPD
- a CDS encoding TetR/AcrR family transcriptional regulator, coding for MRVSRNQAEQNRQTVIDVASRLFREHGFDGIGLKDLMKGAGLTQGAFYKQFASKEDLAAQASRRAMESSAHRWAEATASKPEDPVGAVIEFYLSSGHRGERMDGCPVVALGSDAARQGSDVKASFETGIRKYLDLLGGWVGDARQGDSRDKAMAILSTMVGAVILSRAVNDEGLSEQFLQAAAESIRAGLAAGRQRGSAQ